A portion of the Haemorhous mexicanus isolate bHaeMex1 chromosome 3, bHaeMex1.pri, whole genome shotgun sequence genome contains these proteins:
- the GZF1 gene encoding GDNF-inducible zinc finger protein 1 isoform X3, whose protein sequence is MESNPVLLESKSSPINLLNEMQQLRLLGHLCDVTVSVEYQGVRAEFPAHKAVLAATSKFFKEVFLNEEPVDGPHSNVFLNEVQVADFASFLEFVYTARVEVEEDRVQRMLEIAEKLKCLDLSETCFQLKKQMLESVLLELQNFSESQNSEEESAARPSAVPAAKAERDSPDCSAAAPGRGASPEGPAAKSKEKVDKKKEVLKAPYTKIRRASGRLAGRKVFVEIPKKKYTRRLREQQRNAEEEKQPKGEEGEREQEEISSKPKGASPENPAKSEEDKKKRGGAFKCGTCQKEFLYEKSFLKHIQQSHGIASALEFRCETCAQTFANRCNLRSHQRHVHSSERRFPCELCAKRFKRKKDVKRHVLQVHEGGGERHQCHQCGKGLSSRTALRLHERTHTGHKPYGCPECEAKFSQPSALKTHMRIHTGEKPFVCDECGARFTQNHMLIYHRRCHTGERPFMCETCGKSFASKEYLKHHNRIHTGSKPFKCEVCLRTFAQRNSLYQHIKVHTACLPCRIPRGAALLLRPVWEAVHAAERAAAAPPHPHRREALHVQRLRQDLHRQIHAAPAHLDP, encoded by the exons atggaAAGCAACCCCGTGCTGCTGGAATCCAAGTCCTCACCCATCAACCTGCTGAACGAGATGCAGCAGCTGCGGCTGCTGGGCCACCTGTGCGACGTGACGGTCAGCGTGGAGTACCAGGGCGTCCGCGCCGAGTTCCCGGCGCACAAGGCCGTGCTGGCCGCCACCAGCAAGTTCTTCAAGGAGGTTTTCCTCAACGAGGAGCCCGTGGACGGCCCCCACAGCAACGTCTTCCTCAACGAGGTGCAGGTGGCGGATTTCGCCTCCTTCCTGGAGTTCGTCTACACGGCGCGcgtggaggtggaggaggacaGGGTGCAGCGCATGCTGGAGATCGCCGAGAAGCTCAAGTGCCTGGATCTCTCCGAGACTTGCTTCCAGCTGAAGAAGCAGATGCTGGAGTccgtgctgctggagctgcagaactTCTCGGAGTCACAGAATTCCGAGGAGGAGAGCGCCGCCCGCCCCAGCGCCGTGCCCGCGGCGAAGGCCGAGCGGGACTCTCCGGATTGTTCCGCAGCCGCACCTGGCCGCGGAGCGTCTCCCGAGGGGCCGGCTGCCAAGTCCAAGGAGAAGGTGGACAAAAAGAAGGAAGTGCTGAAGGCTCCTTACACCAAGATCCGTAGGGCGAGCGGGCGGCTGGCCGGCAGGAAGGTGTTCGTGGAGATCCCCAAGAAAAAATACACCCGGAGGCTGCGGGAGCAGCAGCGGAACGCcgaggaggaaaagcagcccaaggGCGAGGAGGGAGAGcgggagcaggaggagatctCCAGCAAACCCAAGGGGGCCTCCCCAGAAAACCCCGCCAAGAGCGAGGAGGACAAAAAGAAGCGCGGCGGCGCTTTCAAGTGCGGCACGTGCCAGAAGGAGTTCCTGTACGAGAAGAGCTTCCTGAAGCACATCCAGCAGAGCCACGGGATCGCCTCGGCGCTGGAGTTCCGCTGCGAGACGTGCGCGCAGACCTTCGCCAACCGCTGCAACCTGCGCAGCCACCAGCGGCACGTGCACAGCAGCGAGCGCCGCTTCCCCTGCGAGCTCTGCGCCAAGCGCTTCAAGAGGAAGAAGGACGTCAAGAGGCACGTGCTGCAGGTGCACGAGGGCGGCGGCGAGcgccaccagtgccaccagtgcgGCAAGGGGCTCAGCTCCAGGACGGCCCTGCGGCTGCACGAGAGGACGCACACGGGCCACAAGCCCTACGGCTGCCCCGAGTGCGAGGCCAAGTTCTCCCAGCCCTCGGCGCTGAAAACGCACATGAG GATCCACACGGGGGAGAAGCCATTTGTGTGTGACGAGTGTGGGGCCCGCTTCACCCAGAACCACATGCTCATCTACCACAGGCGCTGCCACACAG GGGAAAGGCCTTTCATGTGTGAAACTTGTGGGAAGAGCTTTGCCTCCAAGGAGTACTTGAAACACCACAACCGGATCCACACGGGATCCAAGCCCTTCAAATGTGAGGTTTGCCTCCGGACCTTTGCCCAGAGGAATTCCCTGTACCAGCACATCAAAGTCCACACAG CCTGTCTCCCATGCCGCATTCCCAGGGGAGCGGCCCTACTGCTGCGACCAGTGTGGGAAGCAGTTCACGCAGCTGAACGCGCTGCAGCGGCACCACCGCATCCACACCGGCGAGAAGCCCTTCATGTGCAACGCCTGCGGCAGGACCTTCACCGACAAATCCACGCTGCGCCGGCACACCTCG
- the GZF1 gene encoding GDNF-inducible zinc finger protein 1 isoform X2, which yields MESNPVLLESKSSPINLLNEMQQLRLLGHLCDVTVSVEYQGVRAEFPAHKAVLAATSKFFKEVFLNEEPVDGPHSNVFLNEVQVADFASFLEFVYTARVEVEEDRVQRMLEIAEKLKCLDLSETCFQLKKQMLESVLLELQNFSESQNSEEESAARPSAVPAAKAERDSPDCSAAAPGRGASPEGPAAKSKEKVDKKKEVLKAPYTKIRRASGRLAGRKVFVEIPKKKYTRRLREQQRNAEEEKQPKGEEGEREQEEISSKPKGASPENPAKSEEDKKKRGGAFKCGTCQKEFLYEKSFLKHIQQSHGIASALEFRCETCAQTFANRCNLRSHQRHVHSSERRFPCELCAKRFKRKKDVKRHVLQVHEGGGERHQCHQCGKGLSSRTALRLHERTHTGHKPYGCPECEAKFSQPSALKTHMRIHTGEKPFVCDECGARFTQNHMLIYHRRCHTGERPFMCETCGKSFASKEYLKHHNRIHTGSKPFKCEVCLRTFAQRNSLYQHIKVHTGRMCSFSWIHTPHHCNIPARNSQPGFSLCALLDVSCSPLLPLVLSDSNSLECFHRLWRYLNNLPGSLVMESSGIAPKVYPGKEENGISLQTGSVWCLQSDPRAGSGSGVPAQRRVNKGEEYLDSGQDLSL from the exons atggaAAGCAACCCCGTGCTGCTGGAATCCAAGTCCTCACCCATCAACCTGCTGAACGAGATGCAGCAGCTGCGGCTGCTGGGCCACCTGTGCGACGTGACGGTCAGCGTGGAGTACCAGGGCGTCCGCGCCGAGTTCCCGGCGCACAAGGCCGTGCTGGCCGCCACCAGCAAGTTCTTCAAGGAGGTTTTCCTCAACGAGGAGCCCGTGGACGGCCCCCACAGCAACGTCTTCCTCAACGAGGTGCAGGTGGCGGATTTCGCCTCCTTCCTGGAGTTCGTCTACACGGCGCGcgtggaggtggaggaggacaGGGTGCAGCGCATGCTGGAGATCGCCGAGAAGCTCAAGTGCCTGGATCTCTCCGAGACTTGCTTCCAGCTGAAGAAGCAGATGCTGGAGTccgtgctgctggagctgcagaactTCTCGGAGTCACAGAATTCCGAGGAGGAGAGCGCCGCCCGCCCCAGCGCCGTGCCCGCGGCGAAGGCCGAGCGGGACTCTCCGGATTGTTCCGCAGCCGCACCTGGCCGCGGAGCGTCTCCCGAGGGGCCGGCTGCCAAGTCCAAGGAGAAGGTGGACAAAAAGAAGGAAGTGCTGAAGGCTCCTTACACCAAGATCCGTAGGGCGAGCGGGCGGCTGGCCGGCAGGAAGGTGTTCGTGGAGATCCCCAAGAAAAAATACACCCGGAGGCTGCGGGAGCAGCAGCGGAACGCcgaggaggaaaagcagcccaaggGCGAGGAGGGAGAGcgggagcaggaggagatctCCAGCAAACCCAAGGGGGCCTCCCCAGAAAACCCCGCCAAGAGCGAGGAGGACAAAAAGAAGCGCGGCGGCGCTTTCAAGTGCGGCACGTGCCAGAAGGAGTTCCTGTACGAGAAGAGCTTCCTGAAGCACATCCAGCAGAGCCACGGGATCGCCTCGGCGCTGGAGTTCCGCTGCGAGACGTGCGCGCAGACCTTCGCCAACCGCTGCAACCTGCGCAGCCACCAGCGGCACGTGCACAGCAGCGAGCGCCGCTTCCCCTGCGAGCTCTGCGCCAAGCGCTTCAAGAGGAAGAAGGACGTCAAGAGGCACGTGCTGCAGGTGCACGAGGGCGGCGGCGAGcgccaccagtgccaccagtgcgGCAAGGGGCTCAGCTCCAGGACGGCCCTGCGGCTGCACGAGAGGACGCACACGGGCCACAAGCCCTACGGCTGCCCCGAGTGCGAGGCCAAGTTCTCCCAGCCCTCGGCGCTGAAAACGCACATGAG GATCCACACGGGGGAGAAGCCATTTGTGTGTGACGAGTGTGGGGCCCGCTTCACCCAGAACCACATGCTCATCTACCACAGGCGCTGCCACACAG GGGAAAGGCCTTTCATGTGTGAAACTTGTGGGAAGAGCTTTGCCTCCAAGGAGTACTTGAAACACCACAACCGGATCCACACGGGATCCAAGCCCTTCAAATGTGAGGTTTGCCTCCGGACCTTTGCCCAGAGGAATTCCCTGTACCAGCACATCAAAGTCCACACAG GTAGGATGTGCTCCTTTTCTTGGATACACACCCCTCACCACTGCAATATTCCAGCAAGGAATTCTCAGCCAGGTTTTTCCCTGTGTGCACTGCTTGATGTCTCATGTTCTCCCCTTCTCCCACTAGTCCTGAGTGACAGCAATTCCCTGGAATGCTTCCACAGGCTGTGGAGATACCTTAATAACCTGCCAGGATCATTGGTGATGGAGAGCTCTGGTATAGCTCCGAAGGTTTatccagggaaggaggaaaatgggatCTCTCTCCAAACAGGGAGTGTGTGGTGTCTTCAGAgtgatcccagggctgggagtggcTCAGGGGTTCCTGCTCAGAGAAGAGTGAATAAGGGGGAGGAATACTTGGATTCTGGGCAGGACTTGAGTCTCTAA